A single window of Nicotiana tomentosiformis chromosome 1, ASM39032v3, whole genome shotgun sequence DNA harbors:
- the LOC104111312 gene encoding uncharacterized protein has translation MQAYGRMKRVTDPLDDKVKARIIGRDQQELGYLSSGSEHSAHADDDASCSFSTLIFGLPDDVAAENMSSENDSDSDDGDVSMYESTDVIEDLPKPVFYSDLDLFRNSLATKITKALEMFSFSKSNKPILRRNVMTYLRDFGYNAAICKTKWESSGGLKAGNYEFLDVIRSDSGNRITRYFIDLDFAAEFEIARPTNHYERLSQSLPRVFVGKSEELKKMLKVMSDAGRRSLKSKDLSIPPWRKHRFMQNKWLGAYKRTTNVLPSANSSALLSPSKQTNVAKCRSVGFSAVAVNGRLLFPAATRTR, from the coding sequence atgcAAGCTTATGGTAGAATGAAGAGAGTAACTGACCCGCTTGACGACAAAGTGAAGGCTCGGATCATTGGGCGTGACCAGCAGGAACTCGGTTACCTCAGCAGCGGAAGCGAACACAGCGCCCACGCCGATGATGATGCTTCCTGTAGCTTTTCTACTCTCATATTTGGTTTGCCTGATGATGTGGCGGCCGAAAATATGTCGTCGGAGAATGATTCAGACTCCGACGACGGAGATGTGTCAATGTACGAGTCGACGGACGTGATTGAAGATTTGCCAAAGCCAGTGTTTTATAGCGATCTGGATTTGTTTCGTAATTCGCTGGCGACTAAGATTACTAAGGCACTGGAAATGTTTTCCTTTTCGAAATCGAATAAGCCAATCCTGAGGCGAAATGTAATGACCTATCTTAGGGATTTTGGTTATAATGCCGCTATATGCAAGACGAAATGGGAGAGTTCCGGTGGACTTAAGGCCGGAAACTACGAGTTCCTTGATGTGATCCGATCGGATTCCGGTAACCGGATCACTCGTTACTTTATCGACCTCGATTTTGCGGCGGAGTTCGAGATAGCAAGGCCTACGAATCACTACGAGCGTTTATCGCAATCGTTGCCGAGGGTTTTCGTAGGTAAAAGCGAAGAGTTAAAGAAGATGTTGAAGGTAATGAGCGACGCCGGTAGGCGTTCGCTGAAAAGCAAAGACCTCAGTATTCCTCCGTGGAGAAAACACCGGTTCATGCAGAATAAGTGGTTAGGTGCTTACAAACGGACAACCAACGTTCTCCCGTCGGCAAACTCATCGGCGTTGTTGTCGCCGTCGAAGCAGACTAACGTCGCTAAGTGCCGGTCCGTTGGGTTTAGCGCTGTCGCCGTTAACGGCCGTTTACTCTTTCCCGCGGCAACCCGTACAAGATGA